The genomic region ACAACGCTAATGCACGTACACATAGTGTATGCAAGAGTCAAGGATAATATCACAAGGGACGAAATAATAGAAACATTTGAGAGAACCCCACGGATATTACTGGCAAGCAGCGAGCTTGGATTAAAAAGCACAGCCGATATAGTGGAGTATGCACGCGATCTTGGAAGGAAGCGATATGATATACCAGAGCTAGTAATATGGCTTGAAAGCATTACTGTTAAAAACAACGAAGTTATGTGGATGCAAGCTGTGCACCAAGAATCGATAGTTGTTCCTGAGAACATTGACGCGATACGTGCAGCGATGAAAGCGGTTAAGACCGCAGAAGAAACAATAGAGATCACCGATAAAACACTCGGTCTACTTCACGGCAGGATACCTTAGTCATTGCATTCACATAATCCTCGCGACCCGGTTTTAATATAAGGTTTTAAGTCTATAATAGTGATTACGGACGAAACGTGTTTCGCCATGGTGACGTAGATTGGCAGACTACATCCCAGAGCCAACATACAGGATAAGCTATCTATATCGGCGCATACTCGTACCAATAGATGGATCAGAGACAAGCTTTAGAGCACTTGATATAGCACTCGACTTTGCACAAAGATATGGATCAAAGATAACCGCGCTATATGTGCATAGTCGTAATGAAGACCCTTCGAAGGTAGAGGAGGCAATAAAGAAACACATCGAGAAAAAAGGAGTAAAGGTTGAAATAAAAACGCGAAGTTACGAGCCAAGCATAAGTAGCGTTGCAAATGAAATTATAACAGAAATTATCGAGGGGGGTTACGATCTAGTTATACTTGGGGCAAGAGGTAATACCGCTAACGAGGATCTAATTATCGGAAGCGTCGCCCTTTCTGTTGTAGTCAATGCAGCTGTTTCCGTTATGCTAGTTAGATAATAGCCATACTCAATATTTTCAACGAATTAATACAAGACTAATACAATATATCTACTAATACTTACTATCGTATTAATAAAATGCGATGATGAAGTACCCCGATAGCGCGAAAACAATGAGCGAAGGGTAGGTTGCTGAGCAATGAAAACAAAAGGCGCCAAAACACTTAGCGCGGAAAAATCGAAAGAAAAACCGCCCCAGAAAACCGTTAAAGAATTCATAGAAGCCATAGCCGATTATATTATTAAGCGAATTTCCGCAAACTCGTTTCCATCTCTTTATGAGATTTATCTTGAGGCACTACGTCATACCGGTAAGCCGCACAAGGTCTCTTCAAGAATTTACGGTTATTTTCTATTGTCGCAGTTACGGCGCTTAAGGGATACTTTGTTGGACAAAGCAGCTGAGGCGATCTCAGCACATGTTGATGAAATAGGTGATAGCCCATTATATGCAGAGTTATCTTCTACACTAATGAGATATGCTCTTCACGAGCTAGGCTTAGTTCAGAATATTGTAACAAGTCTTGAAAGCATTGTCCTTGGCGAAGACGTGGATAACGATAAAACGGAACTTATGGAAGAATTCATATTTTCGGCTATTACGAGATTTTTAGCGACCATGTATGTTATCTCAAGCATTAACACCAGTATGTTAGAGAAAATGTATAAGAAGATTGTGGAGGCAATAAATACATTCATATCAGAGGAAATGAACATTTATCTCGAAAAGATTGCGCGTTAATGTTAGGTACAAGGTCTTATTGCTCTTACTTTCTTAAGTTTCTCGTAAATTCTCTTCACGGCTTCATATACTTCTTCTTCTCTTTTAGCACCCGTGATTACCATTTTACCCGAGCTAAATATTAGTAGTACAACACGTGGCTCATCCATTCTATGTATTAGGCCTGGAAACTGCTCAGGCTCATACATGCTGTTTTCCAAGGTCAATGCAGCCCGCTCAAGGTCAACACATACATTGAGATTAGCTGAGGCAACAATGTTTTGTATTTGAACCTTCGA from Pyrofollis japonicus harbors:
- a CDS encoding universal stress protein, which gives rise to MADYIPEPTYRISYLYRRILVPIDGSETSFRALDIALDFAQRYGSKITALYVHSRNEDPSKVEEAIKKHIEKKGVKVEIKTRSYEPSISSVANEIITEIIEGGYDLVILGARGNTANEDLIIGSVALSVVVNAAVSVMLVR